A stretch of DNA from Mesotoga infera:
TGGCCATCAATGTCACCTCGCTCTCAACAGTTTACCATCACTCAAGAAAATATATTCGCTTCTGTCGGAGGCGTTTTCTAGCTGAAGAAGAAGCTCCCTGTTTGCTTCCAAGCTCTCCCAGTCCATAACCTTAACTCGAATCCCTCGTCTGAGAAGCAGTACGTTGTTCTCAAAGTCAAAGTATGATACCAGTGCCAGTACGCTTCTGTCAGCAAGAATGCCCTCTACCGCTCCGGCAAAAATGTCTATGTCTCTTTCGCTAGCTACATAAACTCCATTAATAAGAAGAAATCTGACCCCGCCAATAACCGGGTAATTGAAAATCTCGGCAAGATCGGCGTAATCAACTATAGCAAAATCCTCCGATACCCAGTAGTATTTGTCTTCATAACTGACCACAAACTTTCCCGGTTTCAAAAAGACCCTACCTCCGGAAACATCAATACTTCCCGGTGGGTAAATTATATCAGTTTTCCATGTTCTTCTAAAGGCCGGCGGAAATTCAACCAGAATCTCTCCTGAATTGACTATCCTGGTCAGCTGTTCGACTGGGGCCGTGAAGAATGACTCCAGAACGAAATTCACTATGCAAAGCATCCAAATGGTAAAAAGGACTACCACGCAAATCCCGGCTCTAAGTGAAAGGCTCATACGTCAAGATTGGAAATACTTAGTGCATGCCGTTGTATAAACGACCTTCTTTCCTCCACCTCGCTACCCATTAGAATGGTGAACACACGATCAGCTTCCTGTGCATCTTCAATACTGATCTGTACCAATTTTCTGTCGTTGGGGTTCATTGTAGTCTCCCAGAGCTGCTCGGGATTCATCTCGCCGAGTCCCTTGAATCTCGAGTAATTCAGCTTACGGTCAGAATGCTCTTTAAGAAAAGTCGTGAGTTCCTCGTCACTATAAAAATAGAACTTCTGACGATTCATCTCAATCTTATAAAGCGGAGCTTGTGCAATGTAGACTTTTCCAGAGGTTATCAGCGGTGTCATATACCTATAAAAGAGCGTAAGAAGCAATGTGGTTATATGAGCACCGTCGACATCGGCATCGGTCATGATTATGATCCTTCCATATCTCAGTGATTCCATCTTGAAGTCCTCGCCCATGCCTGTCCCGAGTGCGACGATAATATTGCTTATTGTTTCGCTCTTCAACATTCTGTCCAGTCCGGCCTTTTCCACGTTCAGTATCTTGCCTCTAAGCGGAAGAATGGCCTGCATCTCTCTCGAGCGCGCCATTTTAGCCGAACCACCTGCAGAATCTCCTTCGACAATAAATATCTCGGTTTCATCCAGATTGCCGGAGATACAATCTGCAAGCTTGCCGGGAAGAGTTGTATTCTCGAGAGCGTTCTTTCTTCGAATCATCTCTCTTGCTTTTTTAGCCGCAAGTCTTGCCCTGGAAGCTTCAAGGGCCTTGCTAAGAATTGCCTTCAAATCCTTCTGATTATAGTCAAAGTGCTCTTCAAGCTTCTCTTTGACTACCTTCATCACTGCTTCGAAGGCCTCATCATTTCCGAGCTTCGCTTTGGTCTGCCCCTCAAATTGCGGTTCCTTGACAAAAACGCTCAAGATCGCCGAAAGGCCCTCTCTAAGGTCTTCGCCCTGGAGATTGATGTCCTTTTCTTTTAGAATGTTGTGTTTTCTGCCCAGATCATTCATCGTCTTTGTGAGGACAGTCTTGAAGCCGGTGAGATGAGTTCCCCCTTCGATGGTCTTTATGTTGTTTACGAAGGTGAGTATATCTTCATCGTATGATGTGGTGTACTGCATAGCCAGTTGAATCTTCACATCATTATACGAACCTTCTAAATAGATAGGATCTTTATGAATTGATTTCTTGTTTTTGCTCAGAGCCTTCACGAATTCTACGATTCCGCCTTCGAAATGATAGCTCCTCTTCTCTTCTATTCTTCTGTCCTCAAAGGTGATTTTTATTCCTCCATTGAGGTAGGCCAGTTCTTTGAATCTCGCCTCAAGGATATCGAAGTCAAAGTCGGTAATGTTGAATATAAGAGGGTCCGGCTTAAAACTCGTTATGGTTCCCTTTTCTTTTGTCTCCCCAATGATTTCTACTGGAGCAAGAGCCTTTCCTCTTTCATACTTCTGTCGATACATTTTGCCGTCTACCATTACTTCAACTATCATCCACTCAGACAAAGCGTTTACCACAGAAGCGCCAACACCGTGGAGCCCTCCACTGATCTTGTAAGAGTCTTTCGAGAACTTACCTCCGGCGTGGAGTGTAGTCATAACAACTTCAAGGGCGCTCGTCCCTGTGTCAGGATGAATATCTATCGGTATTCCCCTTCCGTTATCGCTGACAACTACGGAACCGTCCTCCGTTATCACTATACTTATATTATCGCAGTAACCGCCCATCGCCTCGTCTATGCTGTTGTCGACGATCTCATAGACGAGATGGTGCAATCCGGACTTTCCCGTCGACCCAATATACATTCCCGGCCGCTTTCTGACGGGATCAAGTCCCTTCAGTATCTTTATATTTTGAGCGTTGTATAAATTAGACATTGAGCACCTCCAGGTCTATCGTCCAATTCTGAATCTGATTCTCTTGATTGCTTCTACTCCTATCGCAGAGTTCATTTTCTCCAGAAGAACATTCTCTCTAAGTTTCATTTCATTAAGCCACATACCGTCGTCAACACTTATGATCAGAGTGCCGTCGGCAAAATCGACTATAGAGGAATGATTTGCAATAGGTTCTCCAACTATTTCTTCCCAATCTTCGTTTAACTCGAAGACCCTAATCTTTCTGAACAGTCCCGAGCTCCTTACCAGATCATCAAATATCTGCCCTATAGTCCGATGGTTCCACTTCATCTAATCCGCTCCAATTACTATCTTCTGTCATTATGTATCCTTCAAAATTATCCAGTAACAGTCGAGTCATTCCATCGGTGAAATCTTCGATGAGCACTCTTTCTTCCAGCCTTCTGACCGGAACGATTCCAACGCTTGTATGGGTAATGAAGACTTCATCGGCGCAGAAAAGCTCCCAGGCTGGAATCGGTCTCTTCTCAACGGGGATTTCCAGTGACTCACATAACCCGATAACGTTGTCCCTGGTTATTCCCGGCAGTACCCCGGACTGAACATCCGGTGTAGCAACCGAACCATCGAGAACAAGGAAAATGTTTGAAAAAGAGCCCTCACATAGATTGCCTTTTTCATTCAGAATGATCATGTCATAATTATCTCCAAGAGCCTTTCTCGTCCTAATGTTCCAGCTTGCGCCCGGCATCTTCAGGTGAGGATCGACTATCTCACCCGAAGGTTTAAGAAAAGGTGAGATCGAGATTTTTACACCCAATTCATAGATATCCTTCGAAACCGAAGGAAGGCGGCTGAAAACCACTGCAATTGTGCTCCCAGAAAAGTCGTTCAACAATGAGATGCGAATTCTAAAATCCTCGGTTTGAACTGTCTTGTTTCTCTCCAGTCCATCGATTATTATCGAGTTCAGCTCCTTGCATGTAAAAGGCACGTCGAGTCCCAACAGACTCGCCGAATGCTTCAGTCTATCACAATGCTTTCTGAATGCAAAAGGTAATCCGTTGTACGTTCGAACTACTTCATAAACCGATTCGCTGTTCATTACTCCCGGTATCAATATGCTAATCCGGGAAGAGTCTTCGTCACACCACTGATCGGCAATATAGTTCTGCATCGGAACCCTCCTCATTACTCTGTAACTCGATTATTTTCGCATCCACAAAGCCTTCATGTCTTCCCAAAATTCTGTGAGGTATGTAATACTCATCGAATCCGTGACTTAAGGAAGAATCTGTTCTCTCGATCAAAACTCTATTCGTCCAACCAATCTGTCTCTCGAGGTATCTCTCTCTTGATCGAACTGCCTCTTTCATCAGTTCTACAGACCTTACCTTCTTGACTCCTGAATCTATCTGACCGGTCATTTCCGCCGCTTCAGTTCCCGGCCTTCTCGAGAATCTAAAGACGTGCACTTTCAGGAAGCCGACAGTTTCTATGATTCTCAATGTCTTTCGATGATCCTCGTCACTCTCTCCGGGAAAACCGGTTATCAGATCTGTAGTAAACGCAAATCTCGAATCAATACTTCTGGCTCTCTCCACCGCTCCAAGATATGCATCGATCGTGTATTTCCTTCTCATTGATCGTAAAACCGCATCCGAACCGC
This window harbors:
- a CDS encoding DUF4894 domain-containing protein, whose translation is MSLSLRAGICVVVLFTIWMLCIVNFVLESFFTAPVEQLTRIVNSGEILVEFPPAFRRTWKTDIIYPPGSIDVSGGRVFLKPGKFVVSYEDKYYWVSEDFAIVDYADLAEIFNYPVIGGVRFLLINGVYVASERDIDIFAGAVEGILADRSVLALVSYFDFENNVLLLRRGIRVKVMDWESLEANRELLLQLENASDRSEYIFLSDGKLLRAR
- the gyrB gene encoding DNA topoisomerase (ATP-hydrolyzing) subunit B, producing the protein MSNLYNAQNIKILKGLDPVRKRPGMYIGSTGKSGLHHLVYEIVDNSIDEAMGGYCDNISIVITEDGSVVVSDNGRGIPIDIHPDTGTSALEVVMTTLHAGGKFSKDSYKISGGLHGVGASVVNALSEWMIVEVMVDGKMYRQKYERGKALAPVEIIGETKEKGTITSFKPDPLIFNITDFDFDILEARFKELAYLNGGIKITFEDRRIEEKRSYHFEGGIVEFVKALSKNKKSIHKDPIYLEGSYNDVKIQLAMQYTTSYDEDILTFVNNIKTIEGGTHLTGFKTVLTKTMNDLGRKHNILKEKDINLQGEDLREGLSAILSVFVKEPQFEGQTKAKLGNDEAFEAVMKVVKEKLEEHFDYNQKDLKAILSKALEASRARLAAKKAREMIRRKNALENTTLPGKLADCISGNLDETEIFIVEGDSAGGSAKMARSREMQAILPLRGKILNVEKAGLDRMLKSETISNIIVALGTGMGEDFKMESLRYGRIIIMTDADVDGAHITTLLLTLFYRYMTPLITSGKVYIAQAPLYKIEMNRQKFYFYSDEELTTFLKEHSDRKLNYSRFKGLGEMNPEQLWETTMNPNDRKLVQISIEDAQEADRVFTILMGSEVEERRSFIQRHALSISNLDV
- a CDS encoding DUF721 domain-containing protein, whose translation is MKWNHRTIGQIFDDLVRSSGLFRKIRVFELNEDWEEIVGEPIANHSSIVDFADGTLIISVDDGMWLNEMKLRENVLLEKMNSAIGVEAIKRIRFRIGR
- a CDS encoding aminotransferase class IV, which codes for MQNYIADQWCDEDSSRISILIPGVMNSESVYEVVRTYNGLPFAFRKHCDRLKHSASLLGLDVPFTCKELNSIIIDGLERNKTVQTEDFRIRISLLNDFSGSTIAVVFSRLPSVSKDIYELGVKISISPFLKPSGEIVDPHLKMPGASWNIRTRKALGDNYDMIILNEKGNLCEGSFSNIFLVLDGSVATPDVQSGVLPGITRDNVIGLCESLEIPVEKRPIPAWELFCADEVFITHTSVGIVPVRRLEERVLIEDFTDGMTRLLLDNFEGYIMTEDSNWSGLDEVEPSDYRADI